The genomic window tttatgggaACTTATTCTTCAAATGTGTTAAATATTCTTTAGTAACGAAATGTGGCATTGGTTTCTTTACATATGCTAAGGATTTTTATTAAGACTTGTCTAAAGAATCTCATGAGGTTATGTGTGTTCCAGATGTTACTGTTAATAAGAATACGTAATATTAAGTTGGTAAGTATATGGCATAGTGTTCTTTTCATTTGAGATGCTACCGTGTTTTGatgcatgataatatatatatatatatatatatatatatatatatatatatatatatatatatatatatatatatatatatatatatatatatacacgcacgcacacatacgcaaacgcaaTGGTCTACATTTATTCTTCGTCATTATTGTAAGTTTATTAACTCTAAGGACTTTCACCTTCCAGTTAAACCGATTTCGGGTGTTTTGGCTACACGCACGATGTTTTTAAATGTCTCGATCaagtttatataattattttgatttaccAATTGCGCTTTTCAACTACACTGATAACGAAAGGTAAAGGCTAGTAAACTAAAATAGGGAGATACGGTGCTTATTGGTTCCCttaggccgttcaggactggaaCAAAGTCAGCCTTTTCATCCTTTCGTATTGAAAGGATGAAAAGGCTGACTTTGGCTGACTTTGCTCTTACACCtgaggaagtagatagtagaaggggttggagaagggacggaaacggaagagcagaggggagaggggagagaagaccatgcaaaattgatTGAGTCTAGGACCCAAagtaggggagatccctgcattgggtctcagtccccgtctcctaaccctcccccccccccccgtccccacaCACTActacaacgggcaagggattaggggagggggggggggaattcaacgattttttcatcattcttttgtttattaactCTAAGGACTTCTCACTTCCAATAAAACCAATTTCGGGTGTTTTGGCTACGCGCACAATGTTTTTAAATGCCACGATCAAGTTTATAGAATTATTTTAATTTACTAATTGCGAGGAGAATTACTGTCGAAAATCATTGTATTAGTTAATggttaaaagtaaaataaatgtgctagacatataaggtcatatagcactataggaaggtatttAGAGAGTGgcgaagggtgatagttgctgtGTCAATAATCAAGAGTAATATTGAAAGGATAAAGATGGGTAGAGGAGTTGATGTGTGAATGGGTTATGGTGGGTTTAGGTAGAGGATTAGGTCAAGTGAAGGATAtatatgcgtctgaggaaggaaagCAGTTCGCCAAAGCCAAAAGTGTGGGATCATGGATGGATTGTATGAAGAAAGGATATGACAAAGGTCTGGTCTGAGAGAACGGAagccgcgaatattccaatgtaggagagctatatcttagttgatttatttgatttatgaGTGATAACGTATacagtacgtgttggggaatttgaaggggaaggagctaagGGATGAGATAAGGAAttagtggggggagaaggggggtgtagTATCAGTAAGGGTATCAGGAGGTGgaggatctggggaagggcatagtTGAACagtagtgtttggcaggatgtccaaaacgccaacagttttgacattagcagggaggaggttgggatggtcgaacagggaggtaTTGTCCACTAATGTAAATatgaaagggaaggtcatgtgtacggaatgtaattttggcaatgttggtggggttCTATCGATGGCCttaaggaggaatggagtagcactgtactgatatcacatcacggtctttgaggcagccgagtaagtattctccacaatctgaccaatcgataTCCATAGGGCAGCTTGCTGGGGAGACAAGAGACAgttctggtacaagtattaagagttagatgaggttctgcaggaatggggttgccagagagagaTGTTAGACTTGATAATGCTACAGCTTCAGTTTCAGATATAAATGTaacgagacgggaacgatcgggtcGGGTATAGAGagactctgcccacttgcttttggagacaatgttgaaagagaagtgttgcctgagtaaggaacTGTAGGGGAaacacgaaaaatcggtcccatttggctgggctaaatagaatatttaagatatttgtagagttGGGGGCggtagaaggacgggggcgtgtggaagagggagtatcgTTGAGAGGGGTAGTATTACggaaagatggagaataaggctatATGGGAAGATGGGGtgattgatgaagaaggttgtggtgatgaagttgaggaagttgggagagtaggaatgtcttctggagattgtctcgacttgggtggataatgtactaccaggcattgaggagtgggtattagttgcagtgttcagagtcgtggtcaaaggagagcctggggtcggggagccgggagagtttgaatCGATGGGGCTATCTGATGAAGGGGCAAACCTCATTGCTCCTATTAAGGATATTACATGGGAAGCTTTGACTAtattggggaaataaacagtccacccctcagtgTCACCTTGAAAGGTAAAGGCTCGTAAACTAAAATAGGGGGATACGGTGCTAATGGTTCCCTTAAGCCTttcatgactggcacaaagtcagcctttcatcctttcagcacggctcttacaccttaggaagtagatagtagaaggggttggagaagggacggaaacgaaagagctggagggagaaaagaccatgcaaaattaattCAGCAgagggctgaggcccaaagtaggggagatccctgcattgggtcttaGTTCCCGTCTCCTAAGTCCCCCCACGACTACAACGgccaagggattggggggtggggggtgaattcaacgattaaaaaaacaatgttctacatttatttttcatcattcttgtAAGTTTAATAACTCTAAAGGACTCTAAGGACTTTTAACCTCCAATAAAACCAATTTCGGTTGTTTTAGCCACACGCACAATGCTTTTAAATACCTCGGTCAAGTTGATCTAATTGTTTTGACTGACGAAGAATTACGCTTTTCAACTTCACTTACATGGCTAACGAGTAGAATTACTTTCCAAAATTAATGTAACACTGGGCAATATAGTCTCCGAATTTGTCTTTAATGACCATGTTGGCATCTCGTCCTAGTCTTTAGAAACGAGTAGAGGTTCTCGGTGCTGTGAGTAacgtccctctctgtctctgtctttcgctctgcctccctccccccccatctctctatgtctttctctctctctgcctccctccttcggtTTAGAGACCTGCAAGGCCTGCGAGGAGAGCCTGTTCAGTCGGTGtgtgctttacataccttggatGTGTGGTGAAGCGGCGGACGAAAGTCAAGtcatgaattgaagcttcgaatcggtCTCACCCTATGCAAAAAGTGTGGTATTAAGTGAaggttcgaaacggaattcgaaacagggTTGACAAGAGTTGATGTTCGAGACGGAATTCGAAATAGGGTTGACAAGAAGATTTGGTCGTAACTGTACATGATTCTGAGCTGTCAGACCTGGAAGTCAGAAGGTGGATTGGCCTGCCGGTGAGTGCCATGAACTCGCCTGACAAGAGTATTCTCCGAGGACGACCCTGGCCACCAGGTCGTCTTCCGAGGAAACAGTTGGTGGACGAGGCTCGTGGGACGACTAATGGAAATTGTGGCATGGGGAGATTGATCAATTCTGTCGTCGGGAGTCAGGAGTTAGAGATGGGACGGCAGCTGGTGGGTCGAAACGAAGGTGGATGCAgctatatgcacgcacacgcacacgcacacgcacacgcacacgcacacgcacacgcacacgcacacgcacacgcacacacacacacacacacacacacacacacacacacacacacacacacacacacacacacacacatacatacatacatacatacatacatacatacatacatacatacatacatacatacatacataatccctccccctccccacccatatcTGAGTGAATAAACCAATCAATACATGTGTGGCTAAGGCAGAAGCATATCGAGTGATAGAGGATCATTGCCTCTGATATTTCAATGTCTAAATTCGAAGAAGGGAATATTATAATTTTCGCTATGTGTACTATATATCCATTTCCTTCGCGATATATAAACAAAGTTCAAAATCCTACAATATTGTTTATTACGGAGGGACTCAGAATGAAGCAGTAAGTACCAAAtcctaagaaaataaaatattgaataCAAATCTATGTttcctattattttattatcacatgTATTTCAAGTGTCTGATTTAAAGATTTTTGCATTCCTTAGGGATAACTCAAATAAAAGCTTTCTGTAAGATAATTCCTCGAGTGCGAGTAGTGACAAGTTcctacaataaataaaagaataggaCAAAAAACAAGGAGAATTAAGCCACCTTGCACATTTCAACTCAAACTTTATTTATATAATCTGCTTATATTCAAAGTTTAGTTTtccttcaaaaagaaaaatatgactcATATCAGGTTTCAAGTAGTTGGTCTAATGGCAAAATGGCAATTGTAAAAGGGTAAAAAATCATaccaaagaaatgaagaaattaagCTCAAAACGGATCCAGTGGAGTAAAGATTTAGAGCACCTTCTCACAAACCTGAATTGTTGAAAAAGAAATACCATAGCTACATacttgataaataaaataatctctGGGATATTTTCAACTTAGGCAGGTTCATTGGTTTTATCACTTCTTGGAACTCAACAGTCCTTAAATATTTCATTCCAAAACGCTGTACTATTTCGTTtgggttttttcttctttttgcactTCTTACACTTACCTTTTATGGAATCGTGGACACacattttactctttcttttcatatctttttgtttcttacAAAGTCCGCAATTCTTTTGTTCTGCCTTGTGCCGGCACCGACTGTGCATTTCTTGTGCTTCATTTTTGCAATGCTTACATTTTAACTGTAATCTGTTATGTTTACATATCAGATCAGAGTTTCTTCCAAAGAGATTTCCACTCTTACTTTTAAGTCTCTTGAGCTTTTTCTTTAGCAATTTGATCCCATTTTCCTCTGAACCAGCAGTATTAACTTGTTTCCTCTTGTAGGTTTTCCTAAATTTTTCtagattttctttcttcccctcgttTTTACTCACTCTTTCCAGATAGTCTTCTGCATAGCTCAATATAGTATCTACTCTTTCAATAGAAGGATTATAGACCATACGAAGGGTATGTGCAACGTTTTCACACAAATCTTCAGGAACTCTATTACTTTTACATTCTGTTACTTTGCTTTGCAAATTGGATAAACTTTCATGGATATCTTTACCATCACCATACATCTCTCTACCAATAATAACTCTTGATAATTCATTCAACAACTTTTGCATCCGACGAATAATATCGGGAGATGCATCATTAAAATCTAGCgagtctctttcctttttcaagAGTTTAACACGTCTTTTCACATCAAAATCAACAGACTTCAGATCTGAAACACTTTCAGATATTTTAGCCAAGAGATCTTCTCTTGTCCTGGGAAGATTTTCCAGAATACGTGAGGAGCTTTTGCTAATTCTGCCGCGATAACCTGGTAGAGGCTGGTTACTGTCTTCTAGTTCTGTCAAGACTTTGTTTGAATCTGAGTACATTAAAAGTTCCTGTATATTAGGGTCATTAGTGACGTTGGCTATATTGGTGATGTACTCTTTATATTCACCTACTGGTATACGACCAAGTAGAACTTCAATTATTCCTTTTGCAAGTTTCCTGTCCTTCCAACTTCCACAGATGTGAACCTGGAATGAAAAGAAATACCTTtatatcacacaaacaaaatCCAGTTTCTCTTGCTTAACTGCACCTTGGTTACTTATGTAGCTGTTTAAAATTTTCATAATGGTTTCCCTTTGACTAACACATGAGATatggacagacagactaacacactcatatacaaatGAAGACAAAATTATGGAAGGAATAGAGCACACTGAAGTTAATTTCAATACCtttagaaaagacagaaagaagaaagaaaagaaaaaaaaggctaatTGGACCCCATAAACTAGCATTTACAATCATAAAATAATAGATTGGATTTGGAACTGAAGAAGATGAATATAAAATGACCTGGAATTGATGTTTGTCTTACCTGACATCTTCCATATTTTGTATTAATAATAACTTTGGCATTTGACAGTTTCTGGACTTCCTTCACAACCATCCCTTGCCGTCCTATTAAGCGTCCAGCATCTCGTTGCTTCACAGAGAATTTTGTAACATCTGCTGGCACCTgtttgaaaaaaatacaagacattTAACACTTGGCAACAGATTCCAAATCTTTCTTAACCAAAATTCTTCAAGTAAAGGTGAGTTgaccatacccacatacatatacacgcacaaaaaaaggTTACCTCTAAAATCTCAGCTCCAGCGCTGACTGTGAGTTTGCCATTTTCCTGTAAAACTGGTGAGGAGTAGCTGATGACCGTTTGTGGAACTTGAGAGTAATAAGAGTTCTCGTGCCTATGAGGACAAATATAGCTGTAATGTCCTTGCTTGGCACATATGCAACAATACTGTTCTTTTAAAGGGCGAACCTTGTGGAATTCTGGGCTTTGTACTTCTTCCCCAGAAgtctgaaaatgaaaagaagagagatgtgaGTTATAATCGTTTCCATTTTCAAACAGAATAAtgcataatataataatgtataccTATGAATGTCTCTACACAAGAACCTGTCAATAGCTGAGGTGGATGTAAAAATATTCAGCAGTTTGTGTATCTTACTCCTGACAGCTTCTACTCCTGATCAACTGACATAAAAACACATATTCAATAAATTACAAGTTTAGCAACTTTGTAATGCCACTACAGGAGACACTACTTCACACCACAAAACAtgacatacacaaagacaaaatTCTTCTGAATAGCTATGAACAGTTTCTAAACTAGTCTTGTGATAAGTGTGCCAAGACTCAATTCACGATATTTAGTTGATTTCACAGACCCTGTTACAGCCGAGCATCAGACTGAAATTTTCACCCCACTCGGTGCCTGAACGTTTCTATATGCAGACTTTAGTTCAAACTGCTTAAGATTTCATTACAAAACCAAAAGAAATGTTGAGAAGGACAATGGAATACCAGTTTGTGAATATGACTTAAAATTCTGATAAAAAAGCTTCTGGGCATCTAATCATATTATATCAACGCCTAGGATggacatttttttctataaatccAAAATGTCATGCTCTTGCatgtattaaaattattattatcattgttttatgtatatatatatttttttaatgatgagtCAAATCTTGTTAAATGAAAGTTTGTGAAAATGTTTCTCAGTAATAAAGGCAATTCTATACCCTCACCCAGTCTGGAACCCTAGATGCAACGGCATAACTTACAAAACAAGGATTTCAGACAGCATATTGTGTTGACTAtctaatgtatatgtaattacaGAGTGGTTTCTTCCTACACAAATTGCAGTTGCCAAAGTCTCAGTACAACATACCATATATAGTACAAAGATGAAGCTTAGCCAGAAAGTGATTTGGTTTATCGTGGGAAAAAGGTATAAGAACTCTGATGACAACATGTCCTGTTCTCTTAGACTTTCTTAGGCGTTGTATTCAAGTTAAAGGAGGGAGGTAAATTTTTCCTTGAGATCACCCTGGCCCATGtgtacaacaataacaaaattacaaaGGCAGTTATGTATGACTGATGTGTAATCTGGTTAGGCCTACACCTTAGGGGCTTCTGCATAGAACATAGGAATACCTGAATCTACTCCTGTCTTGGCTTCTGTAACCTGACTTCACACAAGTAAGAACTACTCCTGTTAGCATATCCACCTCATGATACCTCATTTCAAACTAGTGTCCTAGCTCTTCAAAACCCAACGCAATTTATGTCAGCCCTGCTCACTTATAATATTCCGAACAACATAATAAAATATGTagtagtaaataaaataaacccaaccaatacataaacagatatcaTTAGTGAGGATAAAAAGACACTACTTTTTGTAAAACATTCACATAGATGGCTAATTGGGTGTACAAAGGAGCCAACATGgggaataataatagtatatttcATAAACTTCTTAAAGGATTACAAGATagaattcattaaaaaaacaaacaaacaaattgtcGTACCGTTATGTGAAATCGCCTCCACAAATCTGGGCACATCTGCATCTGATGACCATGAAAGCCACACAAATGGCATCTGACAGCAGCTGAAGTGTTGTAACAAAATCCATGGGGTTCTCCACCACACTGCAAAGAAATTTCGACATGAGATGTACAGGTAAATCtgaatatacattttctttcctttatgcaTTTAGCATAGATAAAGACATTCACATGGGTATCTGTACATTTGTATCTACATGTACCACCAGCAATACCTCTGACCATACACATCTAATGTTCTTCACCGAATTTGATCTGGGTAAATATAATTGACAGCCAAATAAAGCCTGTCACTTGTTAAAGACCCTCTAGGTTTAATATTTCAAATATATGCtcataatgatgaagaaatgacaaaaaacattGAAATTCTTATACATGTCACATCTATTAAGAAATAATACAATGTTGTTAGATAGAGAAATATGTTAATGGAATCATATGCAGATAGCACCACTCAActatcttttttccattcttatttTATAATAGAAATtggaaaaatatgtaaacaaaacatTAGAGTACTTTCATGATGTAAGCAATAATACCTGTACTATTAGAATATTTGACTTATTGTGTAAGTCACAAAAGAATTGGGAGTGAGATTAGATACTAGGGGGACACCCTAAAGGCCTGTCCAGAGCAGAGGCAGGCCTGATAGCCAGGAAAGGTGGGCAAACCATCAACTTGCCAGagcaaacaaaaagcaaaatcaCCAGGAGGTGCCCAGTGGCTTGAGCTGCTGCTGTTATATTGTTCTTCCTGTTTGTgacttttcattataaatggctaCATCATTGCCCGTTAAGTACAAAATGTGCTTAAGCTCATTCTTCAATGTTTTCTGAAATCTTGCTTAAGGCCATGATGTAGTTCCCGAAGTACTGTGTGGCTTCTATAAACATCTTATACTGAACCAATCTTTGCACCaaagtctcttctttttctttacacacaAAGCAATTATTGTGACTAAGGCATTTAAATTCAACTACAATATCAGAATTCTCCTCTTGGAACAGACCGCAACATAACTAGTGCCTTGTCtccagaatagtaatgatgatttaaGGCTGATGTGAACTAGTcaaattttcatcattgtttacaTAAAATGTAAACAGGTGATACAACAAATGACATGACTGACAGTACTAAATGATTGGCGGTGATACTTTTGTCAAACCTCTTTGCACTTATAAGCAattcctatctatcaatcttattCACATCTAATTGCTTGTATTTGCCTTGCTTTTGTGTCAGACCTTGAGGACAGAGTTTCAATAATGATGagatgattttatttgtttggatCAATTATAGTTCATAAGAATTAAACTGTGATAGTGTTTTTTACTTACTCTAAAGCAACAGTTTTCCGGACACATGTATCTCACTGTATGTCCTGTTTGGGAGCACAGGTGACAATGTGGTACTCTTGGACAATCCTTCTCCAGGTGACCAAACTGGCGACATCGAGTACACCTGACTTCCCTGGTAAAATATCGGCCTCTTTGGTAGACTGGATAATCACTTGCATTAATATGCCAGTCCCTTAGTGAATCTGGAATTCAACACACAGAGAACTTATCATGCTGTTAAAATTAGAAaaaactgcaatgatgataacaaattgcAAGACGAATCTTTTACTATGCCTCAAATATTTACTTTGAAAATGTAAATACAAAACTCACTTGATTGTTGCTTGTGTACTGCCTCTATCTGCAGGTCTTCTGATACATCTGAATCATAGAAAGATGCCATAGAGGCTGTCCACTTCTTACAGCTTGGTAGATTCTTGGTTTTTAGAAGTGTTTTGCTGTAGTCAAAACTTTTCATATTCTCAACCTTTCTGGTTGGTCTATTTGTGTGCTCCTTATCATTGTCAAGGAGTCTTTTTAATCCTTTGTCTAAATTCATTGTCAATTTTGTTCCTATTTCCCCATCAAGGGAGTCGGTCTCACTCTCTGTGTCAGACTCACAAGTAACATTTGTGCTCTTACTGCCTCTCTTTATGGCAGCAATTATTTGGGAAAGGTCCCCATTCAGTAACTTTTTGGGTGATTTTACATCTTTTGCTTTGGATATACATTTGGGTGTGCGATCAACTTGTAAACCAAATTTGCCTTTAGCCTTGGTATCTTGTTTTCCTCTCAAATTGGGGGCATCTGATGAATCGCTATCAGAAGTTGACGCTAAATTCACAACTGAAATTTTCTgtcgtggtggaggaggaaggacataaacatcctcttcctcatcactgtTCCTTGAAGAGCTACATTTTGGTGCACTTGTAATCCTTTTCTTATGTGTGTTTGCCTTTCCAGCTAGACTAGCACATCTTGATTCTTCTATATCACTGTCAGATGAATACCtgaaccttttccttttcctagaaTTGCTAGTTTCTTGGGGAGCCTCTGCAATTTCCTGTTCTAATCTCTCAGAGATGGCCAAGTTCTGGCTGACTCCTCCGTCCTCTTCATCAGAAATTAAATCTACACAGTACAAGTTATCCAGAGGGACACTACCTGATATGCTGTCTATACTACAAATACTAGAAAGCCTTTCTCTGGATACCCTTTTCAGTTGGCTCTGTTGGTCCATCCCTTGAATATCTGCCATTGAGCATGGTGCATCGGCGTTATCCGTAGCATCCCTCCCTTTGGTATCATTGTTCCTCGCATTTCTTGAAAACTCAAGATTATTTTCCTTGATGCAACTGGTAGTGCATGCTTTGCCATTATCAGCCTGGCAATCATTGTATTTCTGTACTTCTATTTCCTTATCTTCCCTAATGTTCACATTTGACTCGGGGGATTCTTCGATGCTCTCCTTGCCTGATGACTGAAGCCTCATATGAAAACTGTCATGAGttttgttttctggttcattagaCTTATATTCTGGATTGGATTCAAAATAAAGCTGCATGTAAAGTCCAAATTCCGTTTCCTCAATGTCGCCATCAAACTCGCTGCCGTTCTCTGAGTCACTCATCTTGCAGCctgaaattttaaaatatataggtaaaaatcaaaatgaaaaagggtaggaggggagaggaaagaaggaagaagagaagagacgagaagagaagacaagagaggaaaggagacggacTGATTTTGACAATCACTGCAAAATAATTTTCAggagtcatcaccaccatcatcatcaaaaaaaaaaaaaaaaaaaagggctggAAAGACTGGAATATACCATTATAAAATCTCAAAATTTGTATGAAGATTAGGATGGCAGGAATGGCTTGCCATAAGCATACTAAGCCTTAGAGGAAGATAAGACTTAATAAACATTTAGGAAGGGGCTGTTGCAGTATTTCCACCAGTCAACGACAATAGAATGTACAATGGGTAAACCATGAGTGGATTACTGCTGGCTCTAggaaggacactatttccatgttCAGGATCCCATTCCCGCCCTTTGTAACTGGTGCCACAGGATGTGTTACAGAAAATGGAATAATACAAAATTATCTTAAAATTACACAACTAAGATAAGTTGAAGACTAGCTGGAGAAATAATATGGAGTCTGCTCAAGGAAAACAATCTTTTATAATcttgataaagcaaatcaaatgcaTTATGTGCATTCATCAAAGTAAACATTTTTCATGTGTTGAAAATTACTTTCTCCTTTACTAAAAAAAACTCTTAAGATGTGGCTTTGTTAGTTTACTATAACTACCATCTgtctagaaaaagaaaaagaagaagaagaagaaaaaaaaatcttggactatataaaaaaaatccatctatAGAAATTGACCAAATGAAATTACCCTTGAATCAATGGGCCTATCAAAAGTAAGGACTGATTTTATGCTGCTCATTGTTTGGGGTATTGTGGAGATCGACCATCTGAAGCAGTTCCGCAATGGTTCTTGTATCATGAAGACCCCATTGCACCACAAGGCTCAGGGGCAACCACAATCACTATGCCCATGGTATGTCATGTAAATCAGCAGATGGCTAGAAAATCTGtttacatttctattttttagagaaaaggtgtgaatgagaatgatatcttcacaatacaggaaaTGTATTTGACTGATTTCAAATATAGCTTCATCAAAAACAAATGTAATTCTCACAAAGACATATTTGAAAccatacatctcttgtatcgtgaagatattccatttcattcatatcttttctacatttgtcaacatgaatacggttcatttctaTTATACGTTTGGCAAAAATCAAAAGTGTTTTGCATTTCTTGTCTCCCCCACACAAACACTGATTTCTCATGGTACCCAGGGGAGGTGAGGATACTCATCAAAAGCACAGAATATGAATACTGGATTTGTTCTGTCCACATCAAACTCTATGAAAAATTCTAAATCTTGTCTGTGAAAGTGATGCTATCAATCACCAAAAACATACTTTTGATAGTGAATGTGCAACACTCTGGTAAAAGACGTGTCA from Penaeus vannamei isolate JL-2024 chromosome 5, ASM4276789v1, whole genome shotgun sequence includes these protein-coding regions:
- the LOC113805486 gene encoding uncharacterized protein; protein product: MSDSENGSEFDGDIEETEFGLYMQLYFESNPEYKSNEPENKTHDSFHMRLQSSGKESIEESPESNVNIREDKEIEVQKYNDCQADNGKACTTSCIKENNLEFSRNARNNDTKGRDATDNADAPCSMADIQGMDQQSQLKRVSRERLSSICSIDSISGSVPLDNLYCVDLISDEEDGGVSQNLAISERLEQEIAEAPQETSNSRKRKRFRYSSDSDIEESRCASLAGKANTHKKRITSAPKCSSSRNSDEEEDVYVLPPPPRQKISVVNLASTSDSDSSDAPNLRGKQDTKAKGKFGLQVDRTPKCISKAKDVKSPKKLLNGDLSQIIAAIKRGSKSTNVTCESDTESETDSLDGEIGTKLTMNLDKGLKRLLDNDKEHTNRPTRKVENMKSFDYSKTLLKTKNLPSCKKWTASMASFYDSDVSEDLQIEAVHKQQSNSLRDWHINASDYPVYQRGRYFTREVRCTRCRQFGHLEKDCPRVPHCHLCSQTGHTVRYMCPENCCFRCGGEPHGFCYNTSAAVRCHLCGFHGHQMQMCPDLWRRFHITTSGEEVQSPEFHKVRPLKEQYCCICAKQGHYSYICPHRHENSYYSQVPQTVISYSSPVLQENGKLTVSAGAEILEVPADVTKFSVKQRDAGRLIGRQGMVVKEVQKLSNAKVIINTKYGRCQVHICGSWKDRKLAKGIIEVLLGRIPVGEYKEYITNIANVTNDPNIQELLMYSDSNKVLTELEDSNQPLPGYRGRISKSSSRILENLPRTREDLLAKISESVSDLKSVDFDVKRRVKLLKKERDSLDFNDASPDIIRRMQKLLNELSRVIIGREMYGDGKDIHESLSNLQSKVTECKSNRVPEDLCENVAHTLRMVYNPSIERVDTILSYAEDYLERVSKNEGKKENLEKFRKTYKRKQVNTAGSEENGIKLLKKKLKRLKSKSGNLFGRNSDLICKHNRLQLKCKHCKNEAQEMHSRCRHKAEQKNCGLCKKQKDMKRKSKMCVHDSIKGKCKKCKKKKKPKRNSTAFWNEIFKDC